A window of Primulina huaijiensis isolate GDHJ02 chromosome 9, ASM1229523v2, whole genome shotgun sequence contains these coding sequences:
- the LOC140984451 gene encoding eukaryotic translation initiation factor 4G-like, with translation MSHNQSRADRSESTQNKKTGRSGSFNQPRQFSGSVSSKGGGGASFAPLNSSNRGVKNYNGNAPGVQSMPRSPNVSTGSCNSYASQALQNDVRKQQPADRLSKAPVTNSASNVDPMDAIPQQLNQILPRPPSSDISVAAPSFNLSTASSESKATTTPAKPPGDASRSFPLQFGSISPGFVNGVQIPARTSSAPPSLDEQKKDQVRLQSWRTAAPAKPLSSIPKQLPTKKDAGTFDQSSAGESQPVSKSRRDTQVSAAPPMAQTQKPSVLSVPGMPMQLQFHQPQVTVQFGGPNPQIQSQSMSGTSLQLPMPMPLPLSLGNPSVQPPMFVSGLPPHPMQAQGMMHQGQALNFQSQIGPQLPPQLGNMGMNMVSQFPQQQAVKYSGSRKAVKITHPDTHEELRLDGSPGPRSHSNVQPQSQHIPSFPPNHPMNFYPNPYNATSFYFPAATSAPPNSTQVPPTSQPPKFYKQVTMKPAMDPHGEKEVLQPTSSISIGKVQSLKPSKSHVDDSPRPQKEIGPLASSVLTDSKPGAGTSLTSELPSGSIDVEVNVPTTSVVTFSAADGFASKSTTLAEESSNGIVVPDPIKNEQKKAENIVYQDQVSWQSTSNSNYPPQPSESEAVESKSTSSITDMVSEPVKELLSTTVGVSSEASNLSKEGAAKRKTSDTPTSLGTSHLKSSHLKPDTVGGKEHGEAIMLITDQDSLDASMKSLSFDSSEICKIEESSLQEVSSTADDSLEWAKQKTEEPSGCCCDVTKVDDHVFESTHTAYCDDVENSASVNSLSSQDINIKISDMPLRMPENISTRPATVDLVSSPVLVTSLEGALIYENEDSDSNSYGIISPSPAITNQKILSDSNVQKSVAPRVKKRNKDLYKKADAAGTSSDMYTAYKGPEEKKETATLAEDLENISSSSIKQTSVDVPHQNALLTEKRVLIRVGPDDWENDAEIPIPQSETSNNEIQSDDRDGDGLVIKRYSRDFLFIFAEQCTDLPEGFEITSDVADALMVSNVQFSREPHPSPGRNIDRPIGGSRLDRRGSDLGDDDKWGKFPGPLVSGRGDTRVDVGYVGNVTGFRNTQGGNYGVLRNPRGQTSVHYSGAILSGPIQPLGPQGGLQRNTSDSDRWQRGTSFQKGFIPSPQTSLQVMHKADKKYEVGKITDEEEAKQRQLKSILNKLTPQNFEKLFEQVKQVNIDNFVTLSGVISQIFDKALMEPTFCEMYADFCFHLAADLPNLKVDNETITFKTLLLNKCQEEFERGEREEEEANKVEEEGENMLTAEEREVKRLQARRRMLGNIRLIGELYKKKMLTARIMHECINKLLGQYQTPDEENIEALCKLMSTIGEMIDHPKAKEHMDAYFDIMAKLSNNMKLSSRVRFMLKDVIDLRKNRWQQRRKVEGPKKIEEVHRDAAQEKQAQASRLGRTPSMGSSVRRGPHVDFAPRTPTLLSSPNSQMSGFRAVQPQIRGYGSQDVRTEERHSLESRTMSVPLSQRPLGDEPITLGPQGGLARGMAFRGQQSAPGIPLPEMPNPGDERRMRPGLNGFNSMPDRYGQREDFAPRYLPDMFAAPPNYDQSLPPEQKVAYGNREIRNTDHGFDRSLLASPPTRGASPISMQDVSSEIVWPEEHLRDKSMATIKEFYGARDENEVALCIKDLNTPTFYPSMISIWVTDSFERKDVERDLLTKLLITLVKRQDGTINKDQLIKGFESVLCVLEDAVNDAPRAAEFLSRILAQVILEKIVALSAIGHLIYEGGEVQGRLVEVGLAAEVLGGILEIIKSEKGDSVLKEICSSSNLQLENFRPPGSKKSRRLDKFI, from the exons ATGTCCCATAATCAATCAAGGGCTGACAGGAGTGAGTCTACGCAGAACAAAAAAACAGGTCGATCTGGGAGCTTCAATCAGCCGCGCCAATTCTCCGGGAGTGTCTCCAGTAAGGGTGGTGGCGGCGCCTCCTTCGCCCCCTTAAATTCTTCTAATCGTGG TGTTAAGAATTATAATGGCAATGCACCAGGAGTGCAGTCAATGCCAAGAAGCCCGAATGTGAGTACAGGTTCTTGTAATTCATATGCATCACAAGCACTGCAGAATGATGTTCGTAAGCAGCAGCCGGCTGACA GATTGTCTAAGGCACCAGTTACCAATTCAGCTTCCAATGTCGATCCGATGGATGCTATACCTCAACAACTCAACCAAATTCTTCCAAGGCCTCcatcttctgatatttctgttgCGGCTCCATCATTCAATCTTTCTACTGCTAGTTCTGAATCCAAGGCCACTACTACGCCTGCAAAGC CTCCAGGAGACGCATCGAGGTCATTTCCCTTGCAGTTTGGATCCATAAGTCCTGGTTTTGTGAATGGTGTGCAG ATACCTGCTCGAACAAGCTCTGCACCACCAAGTTTGGATGAGCAAAAAAAGGATcag GTCCGGCTTCAATCTTGGAGGACTGCTGCTCCTGCAAAACCACTTTCATCCATACCCAAACAGCTTCCGACAAAGAAGGATGCTGGGACTTTTGATCAATCTAGTGCTGGTGAATCTCAGCCGGTGTCCAAGTCTAGGAGGGATACTCAAGTTTCCGCTGCACCACCCATGGCTCAAACTCAGAAGCCTTCTGTACTCTCTGTACCTGGCATGCCCATGCAGCTACAATTTCACCAGCCACAAGTAACTGTTCAATTTGGCGGTCCCAATCCACAAATTCAATCTCAGTCTATGTCAGGAACATCATTGCAATTGCCAATGCCGATGCCACTGCCCTTATCACTGGGTAACCCATCAGTGCAGCCGCCAATGTTTGTTTCAGGTCTTCCACCACATCCAATGCAGGCTCAAGGAATGATGCATCAGGGACAGGCCTTGAACTTTCAATCACAAATTGGTCCTCAGTTGCCTCCTCAGTTGGGAAACATGGGAATGAACATGGTCTCACAGTTTCCTCAGCAGCAGGCTGTCAAATATAGCGGATCTCGTAAAGCCGTGAAGATCACTCATCCAGATACTCACGAAGAGTTGAGGCTTGATGGCTCACCTGGTCCAAGGTCACATTCTAATGTGCAACCTCAATCACAGCATATTCCATCCTTTCCTCCCAATCACCCAATGAATTTTTATCCCAATCCTTACAATGCCACTTCTTTCTATTTTCCTGCTGCTACCTCTGCTCCTCCTAATAGTACTCAGGTTCCTCCCACTTCTCAGCCACCGAAGTTCTATAAACAG GTAACTATGAAGCCAGCTATGGATCCTCATGGGGAGAAAGAGGTATTACAACCTACAAGTTCTATATCTATCGGAAAAGTGCAGTCTTTGAAGCCTTCAAAATCACACGTGGATGATTCGCCCCGGCCACAAAAGGAAATTGGGCCCTTGGCTTCTAGTGTTTTGACAGATTCAAAGCCTGGAGCAGGAACATCATTGACATCTGAGTTGCCATCAGGTTCTATTGATGTAGAGGTTAATGTGCCCACCACATCAGTTGTTACATTTTCTGCTGCTGATGGTTTTGCATCAAAGTCAACCACATTGGCAGAGGAATCAAGTAATGGAATAGTTGTGCCTGATCCCATAAAAAATGAACAGAAAAAAGCAGAGAACATTGTCTACCAGGATCAG GTCAGCTGGCAATCAACCTCTAATTCAAATTATCCTCCTCAACCTTCAGAAAGTGAAGCTGTAGAATCTAAATCTACCTCATCGATAACTGATATGGTATCCGAACCTGTGAAGGAATTGTTGTCAACAACTGTAGGTGTGTCCTCTGAGGCTTCCAATCTTTCAAAGGAAGGTGCTGCAAAAAGGAAGACCAGTGATACACCTACGAGTTTAGGCACCTCACACTTAAAAAGCAGCCATTTAAAACCTGACACAGTTGGTGGAAAGGAACATGGAGAAGCCATAATGTTGATCACCGATCAGGATAGTTTGGATGCATCAATGAAATCTCTTTCTTTTGATTCATCAGAAATTTGTAAAATAGAGGAGAGCTCATTGCAGGAGGTTTCATCTACCGCAGATGATTCACTGGAATGGGCAAAGCAAAAGACAGAAGAGCCTTCAGGTTGCTGCTGTGATGTTACCAAAGTGGATGACCATGTATTTGAGTCTACTCACACAGCATATTGTGACGATGTTGAGAATTCTGCGTCTGTGAACAGTTTATCTTCAcaggatataaatattaaaatttcagaTATGCCTTTACGCATGCCTGAGAACATTAGCACAAGGCCTGCTACGGTAGATCTGGTGTCTTCCCCTGTTTTAGTCACATCTCTTGAAGGTGCTTTGATATATGAAAATGAAGACAGTGACTCCAATAGTTATGGCATAATTTCTCCTTCTCCAGCTATCACCAATCAGAAAATCTTGTCAGATTCAAATGTGCAAAAAAGTGTTGCGCCCAGAGTAAAAAAGAGAAATAAAGATTTGTATAAAAAAGCAGATGCTGCTGGTACGAGTTCTGATATGTATACGGCTTATAAGGGTCCTGAGGAAAAGAAAGAAACTGCGACGCTCGCAGAGGATTTAGAAAACATTTCAAGTTCTAGCATCAAGCAGACATCTGTTGATGTCCCTCACCAAAATGCCTTGTTAACTGAGAAACGAGTTCTGATTAGAGTTGGGCCAGATGACTGGGAAAATGATGCTGAAATCCCTATTCCACAGTCAGAAACatcaaataatgaaattcaGAGTGATGATAGAGATGGCGATGGATTAGTGATAAAACGGTACTCTCGTGATTTTCTCTTCATATTTGCAGAGCAATGTACTGATCTCCCAGAAGGATTTGAAATCACTTCTGatgttgcggatgcattgatgGTATCTAACGTCCAATTTTCTCGTGAGCCACACCCTAGTCCGGGACGAAATATTGATAGGCCCATTGGAGGCTCGAGGTTAGATCGTCGTGGAAGTGACTTGGGGGACGATGACAAATGGGGTAAATTTCCTGGACCCCTTGTGTCAGGTAGAGGAGACACGCGAGTAGATGTTGGTTATGTGGGTAATGTTACCGGGTTTCGAAATACTCAGGGAGGCAATTATGGTGTTCTGAGGAATCCACGGGGTCAAACATCCGTCCACTATTCTGGTGCCATTCTCTCTGGGCCAATTCAGCCCCTTGGTCCACAGGGAGGCCTGCAAAGAAATACCTCCGATTCTGACAGATGGCAACGAGGAACTAGTTTCCAGAAGGGTTTCATTCCTTCTCCTCAGACTTCACTGCAAGTCATGCACAAAGCTGACAAAAAGTATGAGGTGGGTAAGATAACTGATGAGGAAGAAGCAAAACAGAGGCAGTTAAAGTCCATATTGAACAAGCTCACCCCACAAAACTTTGAGAAGCTGTTCGAGCAAGTAAAACAAGTGAACATTGACAATTTTGTTACTTTGTCGGGTGTGATCTCCCAGATTTTCGATAAAGCTCTGATGGAGCCCACGTTTTGTGAAATGTATGCCGACTTCTGTTTTCACCTTGCAGCAGATTTACCTAATTTGAAAGTGGACAATGAAACAATCACTTTCAAAACGCTGCTCCTGAACAAATGTCAAGAAGAATTTGAGAGGGGAGAAAGAGAGGAAGAGGAGGCAAATAAAGTGGAGGAAGAAGGTGAAAATATGCTTACAGCAGAAGAGAGAGAAGTGAAGAGACTCCAAGCTAGGAGACGCATGTTGGGTAATATTAGACTAATTGGAGAGCTGTACAAGAAAAAAATGTTAACTGCGAGAATAATGCATGAGTGCATTAATAAGTTGTTGGGTCAGTATCAGACTCCTGATGAGGAAAATATCGAAGCGTTGTGCAAATTGATGAGCACGATTGGTGAGATGATAGATCATCCTAAAGCAAAGGAACACATGGATGCCTATTTTGACATTATGGCTAAGCTGTCAAATAATATGAAACTGTCATCCAGGGTAAGGTTCATGCTTAAAGATGTTATTGATCTTAGAAAGAATAGGTGGCAGCAGAGGAGGAAAGTTGAAGGTCCAAAAAAAATCGAGGAGGTACACAGAGACGCTGCCCAAGAGAAGCAGGCACAAGCTAGTAGGTTAGGCCGTACTCCGAGTATGGGTAGCTCTGTCCGACGGGGCCCACACGTCGATTTTGCTCCTCGAACTCCTACTTTGTTGTCTTCTCCAAATTCCCAGATGAGCGGCTTCCGTGCTGTCCAACCTCAGATACGTGGTTATGGTTCTCAGGATGTTAGGACCGAGGAGAGACATTCCCTAGAGAGTAGGACAATGTCTGTTCCTCTGTCGCAAAGACCTCTTGGGGATGAGCCTATAACTCTTGGGCCTCAAGGTGGTCTTGCCAGGGGAATGGCTTTCAGGGGGCAGCAATCAGCACCTGGTATTCCTTTGCCTGAGATGCCAAATCCTGGAGATGAAAGGAGGATGAGACCTGGTCTGAATGGATTCAATTCAATGCCAGATCGTTATGGGCAAAGAGAGGATTTCGCACCTAGATATTTGCCTGACATGTTTGCTGCTCCGCCCAATTATGACCAGTCACTTCCCCCAGAGCAAAAAGTTGCCTATGGGAATAGAGAAATTAGAAATACAGACCATGGCTTTGATAGATCTCTTCTTGCTTCTCCACCTACTCGTGGTGCATCCCCAATAAGTATGCAAGATGTATCTTCAGAAATAGTGTGGCCGGAAGAGCACCTGCGGGACAAGTCCATGGCTACAATTAAGGAGTTCTATGG TGCCAGAGACGAAAATGAAGTAGCTTTATGCATCAAGGATCTGAATACCCCCACCTTTTATCCATCTATGATATCTATCTGGGTCACAGATTCTTTTGAGAGAAAAGACGTGGAAAGAGATCTCTTGACGAAGCTGCTTATTACCCTCGTAAAACGTCAAGATGGCACGATAAACAAGGATCAGCTCATCAAAGG GTTTGAATCTGTTCTCTGTGTCTTGGAGGATGCTGTAAACGATGCCCCTAGAGCAGCAGAGTTCCTAAGTCGTATTCTTGCACAAGTTATATTGGAAAAGATTGTTGCACTTTCTGCAATTGGGCATTTGATATATGAAGGTGGAGAAGTGCAAGGGCGTCTTGTAGAAGTTGGGCTTGCAGCCGAAGTTCTTGGAGGTATCTTGGAGATCATCAAATCAGAAAAAGGTGATTCAGTATTGAAAGAGATTTGTTCAAGCTCTAATCTGCAGCTTGAAAACTTCAGGCCTCCGGGCTCAAAAAAATCTCGGAGATTGGATAAGTTCATTTAG